The following proteins are co-located in the Festucalex cinctus isolate MCC-2025b chromosome 15, RoL_Fcin_1.0, whole genome shotgun sequence genome:
- the LOC144002404 gene encoding ubiquitin-conjugating enzyme E2 G1-like, with the protein MTGQSALLLRKQLADLNKNPVEGFSAGLVDDNDIFQWEVVVIGPQDTLFEGGFFKATLTFPQDYPLRPPKMKFITEIWHPNVAKNGEVCISILHEPGEDKYGYEKPEERWLPIHTVETIMISVISMLADPNGDSPANVDAAKEWRDDPKGVFKKKVARCVRKSQEMAFD; encoded by the exons ATGACGGGTCAATCGGCATTGTTGCTACGTAAACAATTAGCAG ATCTGAACAAGAACCCAGTGGAAGGTTTCTCGGCTGGTCTTGTGGATGACAATGACATCTTTCAGTGGGAAGTGGTCGTCATTGGACCCCAGGACACACTCTT TGAAGGAGGGTTCTTCAAGGCCACTTTAACCTTTCCACAGGATTATCCTTTAAGACCACCTAAAATGAAGTTTATCACAGAAATATGGCACCCAAACg TTGCAAAGAATGGTGAAGTCTGTATCTCCATCCTGCACGAGCCTGGAGAAGACAAGTATGGCTACGAGAAGCCGGAGGAGCGCTGGTTGCCAATCCATACAGTGGAGACCATAATGATCAGCGTCATCTCCATGTTGGCAGACCCCAACGGCGACTCTCCCGCCAACGTTGACGCAGCA AAAGAGTGGCGTGATGATCCAAAGGGTGTTTTTAAGAAAAAGGTTGCACGTTGTGTGCGGAAAAGTCAAGAGATGGCTTTTGACTGA
- the arpc3 gene encoding actin-related protein 2/3 complex subunit 3, translating to MPAYHSTMQEENTRTVGNMALLPLKTQFKGPARGDGIDSDIIDEAIYYFKANVFFKNYEIKNEADRTLIYITLYISECLKKLQKCSSRGQGEKEMYTLGITNFPIPGEPGFPLNAMYVKPANRQEEDTMRLYLQQIRQETGLRLCERVFDPQTDKPSKWWMCFVKKQFMNKSLSAPGQ from the exons ATGCCG GCGTATCATTCAACCATGCAGGAGGAGAACACCAGGACGGTGGGGAACATGGCGTTACTGCCCCTTAAAACACAGTTTAAGGGACCGGCAAGAGGAGACG GCATAGATTCTGACATTATTGACGAGGCTATCTACTACTTCAAGGCTAATGTGTTTTTCAAGAACTACGAGATCAAG AATGAGGCAGATAGGACGTTGATTTACATCACACTCTATATTTCGGAGTGTCTGAAGAAGCTGCAAAAG TGCAGCTCCAGGGGCCAAGGGGAGAAGGAGATGTACACGCTCGGTATCACCAACTTTCCCATTCCCGGAGAGCCTGGCTTTCCTCTCAACGCCATGTACGTCAAACCCGCTAACAGGCAGGAGGAAG ACACGATGAGGTTGTACCTCCAGCAGATCAGACAGGAGACCGGCCTGAGGCTATGTGAGCGTGTGTTCGACCCCCAGACAGACAAACCCAGCAAG TGGTGGATGTGTTTCGTTAAGAAGCAGTTCATGAACAAGAGCCTGTCTGCTCCAGGACAGTAA
- the gpn3 gene encoding GPN-loop GTPase 3: MPRYAQIVMGPAGSGKSTYCSTMIQHFESLNRSVQVVNLDPAAEHFDYPVMADIRELIQVDDVMEDQSLRFGPNGGLVFCMEYFANNFDWLEEALGHVEDDYILFDCPGQIELYTHLPVMRQLVEQLQQWEFRVCGVFLVDSQFMVESFKFISGVMAALSAMVSLEIPQINIMTKMDLLSPKAKKEIEQYLDPDMYSMMGDNSDSIRSKKFKKLTKAICELIDDYSLVRFMPFDRTDEEGINIVLQHIDFSIQYGEDLEVKEPKDTDEDHDDTNYDEFFQGQVES, encoded by the exons atgccTCGTTATGCTCAGATAGTGATGGGCCCTGCGGGTAGCGGTAAG agcaccTACTGCTCCACGATGATCCAACACTTTGAGTCTTTGAACCGTTCTGTTCAAGTGGTCAATCTGGACCCTGCGGCAGAGCATTTTGACTACCCTGTTATGGCAG ACATTCGTGAACTCATCCAGGTAGATGACGTGATGGAAGATCAATCTCTTAGATTTGGCCCTAATGGTGGTCTGGTCTTCTGCATGGAATATTTTGCCAACAACTTTGACTGGCTCGAGGAAGCTTTGGGCCACGTAGAAGATGATTACATCTTGTTTGACTGCCCAG GTCAGATTGAGCTGTATACTCACCTCCCTGTCATGAGGCAACTGGTGGAGCAGCTACAGCAGTGGGAGTTTCGAGTGTGCGGAGTCTTCCTGGTGGATTCCCAGTTCATGGTGGAGTCTTTCAAG TTCATCTCAGGAGTCATGGCGGCACTGAGTGCCATGGTGTCATTGGAGATTCCCCAAATAAACATCATGACGAAAATGGATCTGCTCAGTCCCAAAGCCAAGAAAGAAATTGAACA GTACCTTGATCCTGATATGTACTCCATGATGGGGGATAATTCTGACAGTATCAGAAGTAAAAAGTTCAAGAAGCTGACCAAAGCTATTTGTGAACTG ATTGATGACTACAGTTTGGTGAGATTTATGCCTTTTGACCGCACCGATGAGGAAGGTATTAACATTGTACTACAACATATTGACTTCTCTATTCAGTACGGAGAGGATCTGGAAGTCAAGGAGCCAAAG GACACCGATGAAGACCATGATGACACTAATTATGATGAGTTTTTTCAAGGCCAAGTGGAAAGCTGA
- the rnf170 gene encoding E3 ubiquitin-protein ligase RNF170 produces MADNQCGDVDYLIQDEDTLIEGVSNQVLFVVVLTITFLAGILTLLCREDQQQNIHPENQEHVRAVRQQLQTEQEENPQPEPRQQYYRDMSCPVCLQQAVLPVETNCGHLFCGSCIIAYWRYGAWLGAINCPICRQIVTLLFPLFHDHAGPQRVQDGEAEPQLILRDINDYNRRFSGQPRSLMDRLRDVPTLLRHAFREMFSMGGLFWMFRIRILLCLVGALTYLASPLDILPEALFGLLGFMDDFFVILLLFVYISIMYREVVTQRLNG; encoded by the exons ATGGCGGACAATCAGTGTGGGGACGTGGACTACCTTATCCAAGATGAAGACACGTTAATAGAAGGTGTGAGCAACCAAGTTCTGTTTGTTGTTGTGCTCACCATCACCTTCCTGGCAGGCATCCTCACGCTGCTCTGCAG AGAGGATCAGCAGCAGAATATTCATCCGGAGAATCAGGAGCATGTACGAGCTGTACGACAGCAGCTTCAAACAGAGCAG GAGGAAAATCCACAGCCGGAACCCAGGCAGCAGTATTATAGAGACATGTCTTGCCCTGTGTGTTTACAACAAGCTGTTCTACCTGTTGAGACCAACTGTGGTCATCTTTTCTGTG GTTCCTGTATTATAGCCTACTGGCGGTATGGAGCCTGGCTGGGTGCCATTAACTGTCCCATATGCAGACAAATA GTGACATTGCTCTTCCCACTGTTCCATGATCATGCCGGTCCTCAGAGGGTCCAAGATGGCGAGGCAGAGCCTCAGCTTATCTTAAGAGACATCAACGATTACAACCGTCGTTTCTCTGGCCAGCCGAGATCG TTAATGGACAGGCTGCGTGACGTACCCACCCTCCTCCGCCACGCTTTCAGGGAGATGTTCTCCATGGGCGGCCTGTTCTGGATGTTTCGAATCCGAATTCTCCTCTGTCTGGTCGGAGCCCTCACCTACCTGGCCTCGCCGCTCGACATCCTCCCCGAGGCGCTTTTCGGCCTTCTCGGGTTCATGGACGACTTCTtcgtcatcctcctcctctttgtctACATCTCCATCATGTACCGGGAGGTGGTCACGCAGAGACTGAACGGCTGA